One Tursiops truncatus isolate mTurTru1 chromosome 3, mTurTru1.mat.Y, whole genome shotgun sequence DNA segment encodes these proteins:
- the PLCXD3 gene encoding PI-PLC X domain-containing protein 3, producing the protein MPEEEGYMVVARIKGTLPKSYVRGPNRKPGYWQWNGKEEAISDRGFGGSHDSFSFYIDEASPVGPEQPETVQNFVSVFGTVAKKLMRKWLATQTMNFTGQLGAGIRYFDLRISTKPRDPDNELYFAHGLFSAKVNEGLEEINAFLTDHHKEVVFLDFNHFYGMQKYHHEKLVQMLKDIYGNKMCPAIFAQEVSLKYLWEKDYQVLVFYHSPVALEVPFLWPGQMMPAPWANTTDPEKLIQFLQASITERRKKGSFFISQVVLTPKASTVVKGVASGLRETITERTNDMFLCPLHLQLSPIKGEKAKEITL; encoded by the exons ATGCCTGAAGAGGAAGGTTACATGGTAGTAGCTAGGATAAAGGGAACATTACCTAAAAGCTATGTCAGGGGTCCCAACCGGAAACCAGGCTATTGGCAATGGAATGGGAAAGAAGAGGCCATATCTGACAGAGGATTTGGAG GATCTCATGATTCCTTCAGCTTCTACATTGATGAAGCCTCTCCAGTGGGGCCTGAACAGCCAGAAACTGTCCAGAATTTTGTCTCTGTGTTTGGAACTGTGGCGAAAAAGCTGATGCGGAAATGGCTAGCCACTCAAACCATGAACTTTACTGGTCAGCTAGGAGCTGGGATCCGTTATTTTGATCTTCGAATTTCCACCAAGCCTAGAGACCCCGACAATGAACTCTACTTTGCTCATGGTTTGTTCAGTGCCAAAGTCAATGAAGGCCTTGAGGAGATCAATGCATTCCTCACAGATCACCATAAGGAGGTAGTATTCTTGGACTTCAACCACTTTTATGGGATGCAGAAGTATCACCATGAAAAACTCGTCCAAATGCTGAAAGACATCTATGGAAATAAAATGTGCCCAGCGATTTTTGCCCAGGAAGTGAGTCTAAAGTACCTGTGGGAGAAGGACTACCAAGTGCTGGTCTTCTACCACAGTCCAGTGGCTCTGGAAGTACCCTTTCTCTGGCCTGGGCAGATGATGCCAGCACCTTGGGCCAACACCACAGACCCGGAAAAACTGATCCAGTTTCTTCAGGCATCCATCactgagagaaggaagaagggatcATTTTTTATATCTCAGGTGGTGCTGACCCCCAAAGCTAGCACCGTGGTCAAAGGGGTGGCCAGTGGTCTCAGAGAAACAATCACAGAAAG